The following DNA comes from Camelina sativa cultivar DH55 chromosome 14, Cs, whole genome shotgun sequence.
NNNNNNNNNNNNNNNNNNNNNNNNNNNNNNNNNNNNNNNNNNNNNNNNNNNNNNNNNNNNNNNNNNNNNNNNNNNNNNNNNNTAGGCTCTCGACATACTCATGTACAAGGAATGTTGTTACCTTGTGATATAACCAAAGCTCTTATGGAAAGAGGCCAGACAGAAATTTTTAAGAGACTTCCGAAGATGATCTCTGAAATGAAAGCAAAGGTGAGGGAAACTGATGGGGAGAAGAAAAGTATGAAGGCAACGAGCAAGATGAGTGGCAAGGCAAATGAGGTTGAGAGGCCAGTCGAGGAAATTCCCCATGCTTCagatgaagagaaggatgaTGAAGTGAAGACAATCATTGTTCCGGATTCAGACTTTCACAACTTTGATCTTGACCGATCTGAAAATTCTTTCAAAGACGACCAGATTTGGGCTGCCTATGATGATGACGACGGAATGCCACGGTTTTATGCCCGCATCCATAAGGTGATTTCGTTGAATCCCTTTAAGATGAGAATCAGCTGGCTCAATTCCAAAGGCACCAGTGAATTTGGTCCCATAGACTGGATGGGTGCTGGTTTTGCTAAAACATGTGGGGAATTTAGGTCAGGGAGACATGAACCTACGGATACACTAAACGCCTTTTCCCACAAAGTTGATTTCACCAAAGGTGCAAGAGGATTCCTTCATATCCTTCCCAAAAAGGGACAAGTTTGGGCATTGTATCGAAATTGGTCTCCTGAGTGGGACAAGAATACCCCTGATGAAGTTAAACACAAGTATGAGATGGTGGAAGTTCTTGATGACTATACCGAAGACAATCAAAGTGTAACCGTGACTCTCTTAGTCAAAGCTGAAGGATTCAGGGCAGTTTTCCGTAGAAGCACAGATGGAAACGATGTGAGGGAGATTCAAAAGGAAGAAATGTTGAGATTCTCCCATCAGGTGCCTCATTACATTCTTACAGGGAAAGAAGCTGATAACGCACCAGAAGGTTGTCTGGAACTAGACCCGGCTGCAACTCCTTAGATTGATAGTTTGTTGTGATTCCTTCATTACATTCTTAGTTTGTTGGTAAAGTTCCTTTTGTCTTTCATGGAAACTATTATGTATCTATCTAATCTTAGGTACAGCATACTTACATGACCTGAAAGAATATTTTGTCTGTGGAACTAACTATATTTTCTTCGGCTGCTCTTCCCCTATATATGACTTGGAATAGTTTTATCACCCTTGTGGTCCAGTTTATATAAGAggggtttgttttgagttttgactttcACTTCCCTTAAAACAAGGTGATCGAATGAAGGTGACttcagtttggtttattaatACATTTTGCCAACGCTGTGGATTGTATTTTGCCAAATGAAGTTTGGTGATTACTTTTCAACATTTAACTGTGTTGTTTGTTTCGCCTCTCTTAAAATTTAGACTCTGAAGTTGTAAAGACATCATCTTTGTCTCTTTGACATGTCATTTTGGGACAAAAGGAGAGTGTCTCAGCAAAAGGCAACTGCTTAATTGTCAGTATATGTGACAGTTACTTACATCTAAAACTCAAGTACAGGAACCTAAGAAGGTACTAGGTAGTAACTGGGTTGAAATTTCTGGTTACAAACAAATGAATCAAGCCTCAAAAGCATGGGTTATTTTCTTACCTTCTGCTGAAGAAGCTCCCTAATCCATAACACTCAACTTTATATCGAACTACTTCCATTGTTTAAGGCTTTATTTAGCTTTGAGAGAACGTAATCACACAATTTGgggggagtaaaaaaaaaaaaaataNTGTGATTCCTTCATTACATTCTTAGTTTGTTGGTAAAGTTCCTTTTGTCTTTCATGGAAACTATTATGTATCTATCTAATCTTAGGTACAGCATACTTACATGACCTGAAAGAATATTTTGTCTGTGGAACTAACTATATTTTCTTCGGCTGCTCTTCCCCTATATATGACTTGGAATAGTTTTATCACCCTTGTGGTCCAGTTTATATAAGAggggtttgttttgagttttgactttcACTTCCCTTAAAACAAGGTGATCGAATGAAGGTGACttcagtttggtttattaatACATTTTGCCAACGCTGTGGATTGTATTTTGCCAAATGAAGTTTGGTGATTACTTTTCAACATTTAACTGTGTTGTTTGTTTCGCCTCTCTTAAAATTTAGACTCTGAAGTTGTAAAGACATCATCTTTGTCTCTTTGACATGTCATTTTGGGACAAAAGGAGAGTGTCTCAGCAAAAGGCAACTGCTTAATTGTCAGTATATGTGACAGTTACTTACATCTAAAACTCAAGTACAGGAACCTAAGAAGGTACTAGGTAGTAACTGGGTTGAAATTTCTGGTTACAAACAAATGAATCAAGCCTCAAAAGCATGGGTTATTTTCTTACCTTCTGCTGAAGAAGCTCCCTAATCCATAACACTCAACTTTATATCGAACTACTTCCATTGTTTAAGGCTTTATTTAGCTTTGAGAGAACGTAATCACACAATTTGgggggagtaaaaaaaaaaaaaaattggaccctaaaatcaaaagaaaaaagccCAAAAATTAAATGGACTATGTGCATTTGCACCCCCAGCACATGCATAGAGCCGGGTCTGAACGTAATCACACAAGTATGTCAACCATCTCATACTTGTGTTGAGCAACatacaatttctttttatttattaaaccttttaatttgtaaaatacCAGGATTAAAATGATAATTTCCAGAAAATTTGgtcttttaattaaattttaatagatgTTCTTGCAATATTTTTGAAGCTGGAGggttatttttcattttcacgGAACttgggaaagagagagatactCTTCTAACCCTAATTTACTTGTCTGCTTAAAATTAGGGCAGAGACATTAGCGTTCTCTCCTCTTAGTAAGGTGAGCTCCCTCTTTTCCTCATTGTCCAAGGTTGGTCTTTGCGGATTGAGTAGAGAGATTGATAAGCCTAAAATGTTCCTGTTATATAGTTATGCACGGCACCTAGATGTTGATCCTATTATATAGCgtaccattattattatttttttggtcggaTATAGCGTACCATTATTATGATCTCTACTTGTTGTTCCGTTTTGATCTCTCATTGCCCTAAGTAATTCGTATGATCAATCTTGTGCAGATTAGATATTAGCAAAAGCAATGGTGAATTATAATTTCAAGAAGATAACAGTTGTGCCAGATGGAAAACAGTTTGTTGATATCGTTCTTTCCCTCACTCAGCGGCAGACAAAAACTATCGTTCACAAGGGTGACAAGATCAGCAAACTCCGTAGCTTCTACATGATGAAAGTGAAGTTCACACAATCAAACTTCAACGAGAAGCTCTCTGCCATTATCGACGAGTTTCCTCGCCTCAAGGAGATTCACCCCTTCTTTGACGATCTTCTTCATGTCCTTTACGATAAAGATCACCACAAGCTCGCTCTTGGTCAGCTCAATACCGCTAGGAATAAGATCAGTCAAATCGCCACGGATTATGTGAAGCTAATCAAGTATGGTGATTCACTGTACCGGTGCAAGTGCTTAAAAGTGGCAGCTCTTGGGCGTATGTGTACTGTTATGAAAGGTATCGGTCCTAGTTTGGCTTATCTTGAGCAGGTTAGGCAGTACATGGCGAGGCTTCCTGCGATTGATCCAAACACTCGAACCATCTTGATCTGCGGATGTCCTAATGTGGGAAAGAGTTCTTTTATGAACAAAGTTACAAGAGCTGATGTGGATGTTCAGCCATATGCTTTCACCACGAAGTCACTCTTTCTTGGTCATACTGATTACAAGTGTTTGAGGTATCAGGTGATTGATACACCGGGGCTTTTAGATAGGGAACTTGAAGACCGTAACATCATTGAAATGTGTAGTGTCACCGCCCTGGCTAACCTTCGAGCtgctgttttgttctttcttgatATTTTGGGTTCTTGTGGTTACAACATTGCTCAGCAGGCTTCTGTGTTTCACAGCATTAAGTCTGCGTTGAAGAACAAACCATTGGTTATTGTCTGCAACAAGACTGATTTGATGCCTGTGGAGAAGTTAtctgaagaagataagaaactGATTGAAGAGATGAAAGATGAAGCTATGAAGACTGCAATGGGAGCAAATGAAGAAGCAGTGCTTTTGAAGATGAGTACTCTGACTGAAGAAGGTGTGATGTCAGTGAGGAATGCTGCCTGTCAGATGCTGTTAGATCAGAGGGTAGCAGCGAAGATGAAATCTAAAAAGATCACTGACCACCTGAACAGGTTCCATGTGGCGATGCCGAAGACTCGTGACGACCAAGAAAGGCTCCCTTGCACACCTCAGGAAGCTTGTGAAAAGGATCAGAAACGAAAGACAGAGAAGGACTTGGAAAATGAAAATGGTGGAGGCGTGGAGCTGGGGTTTATTCTGCTAGTCTAAAGAAGAACTACATTTTGGCTAATGAAGAATGGAAGGATGACATAATACCTGAGATCTGTGATGGTCATAATGTTTCTGACTTTGTTGATTCAAACATTTTGAATAGGCTTGAGGAGCTGACAAGTGAAGAAAGTCTCAGGCgggcagaggaagaagaaaatggttttGAGATTGAAGGCGAAGAACTtacagagaaggagaagaataaTTTGGCTGCTGTGCGTAAGACGAAAGCCTTGCTCATTCAAAATCATAGACTCAAGAAGAGCAATGcacaaaacagagcaactgTTCCAAGAAAGTTTGACAAGGATAAGAAGTTTACAAGGAAGAGAATGGGTAGAGAGTTATCATCTCTAGGTCTTGATCCGTCTTCTGCTTTGAACCGTGCAAGAAGCAAGTCTAGAGGTAGAAAGAGGgaaagagatgatgattttGGTAAAGATTCGATGGAGGTGGATGTGAATGACGAtgagcagcagaagaagaagaagaagatgtgtctGAGATCCAAATCAAGATCTTTGTCAAGATCAAGATCAGTGTCAAGGCCACCACATGAGGTTTTACCTGGGGAAGGCTTCAAAGATTCTTCACAGAAGATTAAGGCAATTAAGATTGGGAATAAGTCTCACAGGAAGAGGAACAAAGCTGCACGCCGTGGAGAAGCAGACAGAGTTATACCATGTCTTAAACCAAAACACTTGTTTTCAGGGAAAAGAGGCAATGGAAAAACCCATAGGCGTTGAAACCAAATGATTAGGTAACAAGGGCTACTTGTCTTTCACTTGTCCTCTTTTTATGActtgtatttaatatttatggtTAGCAAATTAAAAGGAGATGATAATATGCTGCATTAATTGCAGGGGGAGTATGCAGATGATGAATGGTCTGATGATTATCTACCAAGTTTTGGATTTTGACGCTTTTTTACTTAATTCTGTTTTTACTATTATGTGGATTTTTAGTTGATTTCTTGGAGACAGCTATGAATGATATCAATTGTGCTTTTgagatgtttttgatttttgatactTGCAAGTTGCAATACATAGTTCATTTATTTCATGTGTGTGTGAAAGgtgcaatcaaaatcaaacaaacccgATCATTAATTCATCACAATCATTAATTCATCACAATCAATCCTGTTTAGTTTCAAAGTCAAAATTACAAATATGAATTTGGGAGTATTTCCAAGGTTGTGGGTGCGATATACAAAGGGTGTGTGCGTAAAAGATGAGagattgtaagtttgtaacttgCAAACGTTcatagttttaattttgatcacAATGATGAAAACTTGATTTCTCATTTACTGAAgcaatatacaaaatttatgttCTTGCTCTCTTTCTAAGTTGCATATGTTAGCAGAAGAAAAACTGAAGTTATGTAAAACTTGAATCATTCAAACAAAACTCTCCGGCACATGGGGCAAGTATTTTTGCGGGAGAACCACTTCGTGAGACAGCGGTCGTGGAAGACATGCGAGCATGGCAAGCGTGTGGGAACACCACCGGTCTTGGAACCCAAGAGATGCTCCAGACAGATGGAACACGGTTCTGCTTCCATCTTCAATCTCTTGAGTTCATCTCCATCGATTATTCCTTCACAAAGCAGCCTCTGAACCTGAAGCGCAGACTCCGATAGCACAACGTAGACACGCTTCGTTACAGTCACGAGCAGGGTTATAACGAAGCCGTTAACGCCAAAACCTAAGTTGTTTGCAGCAGAAGCGATGTGTGAGGCTAAGATTCTGCTTGACGAA
Coding sequences within:
- the LOC104739640 gene encoding LOW QUALITY PROTEIN: nucleolar GTP-binding protein 1 (The sequence of the model RefSeq protein was modified relative to this genomic sequence to represent the inferred CDS: deleted 2 bases in 1 codon) gives rise to the protein MVNYNFKKITVVPDGKQFVDIVLSLTQRQTKTIVHKGDKISKLRSFYMMKVKFTQSNFNEKLSAIIDEFPRLKEIHPFFDDLLHVLYDKDHHKLALGQLNTARNKISQIATDYVKLIKYGDSLYRCKCLKVAALGRMCTVMKGIGPSLAYLEQVRQYMARLPAIDPNTRTILICGCPNVGKSSFMNKVTRADVDVQPYAFTTKSLFLGHTDYKCLRYQVIDTPGLLDRELEDRNIIEMCSVTALANLRAAVLFFLDILGSCGYNIAQQASVFHSIKSALKNKPLVIVCNKTDLMPVEKLSEEDKKLIEEMKDEAMKTAMGANEEAVLLKMSTLTEEGVMSVRNAACQMLLDQRVAAKMKSKKITDHLNRFHVAMPKTRDDQERLPCTPQEACEKDQKRKTEKDLENENGRRGAGVYSASLKKNYILANEEWKDDIIPEICDGHNVSDFVDSNILNRLEELTSEESLRRAEEEENGFEIEGEELTEKEKNNLAAVRKTKALLIQNHRLKKSNAQNRATVPRKFDKDKKFTRKRMGRELSSLGLDPSSALNRARSKSRGRKRERDDDFGKDSMEVDVNDDEQQKKKKKMCLRSKSRSLSRSRSVSRPPHEVLPGEGFKDSSQKIKAIKIGNKSHRKRNKAARRGEADRVIPCLKPKHLFSGKRGNGKTHRR
- the LOC109128829 gene encoding E3 ubiquitin-protein ligase RNF167-like — its product is MNPRLECQIHQQKLPPSEGMKNTVNVVLETITEKIHQDPVTGIQTLVGSNHQAYPDFNFSIESTCHSHIRDLLLDQLMIHRSSSRILASHIASAANNLGFGVNGFVITLLVTVTKRVYVVLSESALQVQRLLCEGIIDGDELKRLKMEAEPCSICLEHLLGSKTGGVPTRLPCSHVFHDRCLTKWFSRKNTCPMCRRVLFE